CAGCAGGGTAGGCGACAAGAAGACCGGGTTATCCCGGGAGGCAAATTGGGAACTCAGAGCTTGCAGGTGAGTCTTTAACCCGGCCAGGCTACTTTGTAAAGCCGTGGCAGTAGCGGCACTGTCTGTTCCGGAAGCTTGCGCCAGGACCTGGGAAACCAGGTAAGCATCCTGTTTCTGGAAGGTAGAGGCCAAACCGGTCAAACTGGTAGTGAGATTCTGGATTCCGGACTGCAATTGGGCGCCGGCTGCAACTTGTTGATCTTCCGGGAGTTGGGATATTTGCTCCAATAAGGTAAGTCCGTCGTTGCAAACCTCCAGGGCAGTCAGGTAATCACTATCCGATTGAATTGCCGGGTATTGTTGTCCTAGTTCATTCAAATAAGCGGCGATTAACTGAAGATATTGACCGGCCTGGGCAGGCGTAAAAGCGGTAGTTGAGGCGGCGGTAACCTGGCTCAATTGAGATACCAAATACTGCAACTGGTTGGTCACGCTGGCATCGGCTTTAATTTGGGCTACCGCAGTCTGCATATTATTGAGGCTAACCAGCGCCCCCTGGTAATCGGAATCCTCCTTTACCCATGTAAAATTCTCGTTCAATTCAGTAAGATATGCTGAAATCTGCTGGAAACCGGCGGCGGTTTCCGGGCTGAAAAGGGCGGTTATATCTCCACCGGAACTATCCAGAGCGGCGCTCAGAGTAGTCAATTGCCCTGAGACAGTGAGTTCGTACATAGCACCGGTAGTTCCCTGCGGATTGATAATGCTTTTCACCTTGACAACACCGTCAATCCGGCTTAAATCACCACTAAGTTTAGAGAGAGCGGCCAGAGCCTGGGGTGAAGTCAGGTCGACCCCTTCCGGGGCTGCAATAATGATGTTGGCGGGCTCCATTTCACCGATATCATAGTGTTTTTCCAGAACGTTGTAGCCGGCGATCGAATCGTATCCTTTTCTATCACCGAGTTACCTTGGGTAATAAACGTCTCGATTCCAAGGAGCATACGGCAAGTAACTTCCCAGTGAGAGGAGAGATACAATTAAAGTCACAACCATAGCAATTGAGATAGTCCGCCGTTACAGAGTTAGAACAAACCTTCGGAGCTAATTCGGCATTTGACGAGTGTCTCTCAATATAATAAATTTATGAATATTGGCCTGATTGCGAAACGAGCAACTGTTGTAGGCTGGGTATAAGCTGTTTCTTCTCTAAGAATAGTCCGGAATCCTTCCAACCCCGCTCTACCAAGCCAAACAATGAAGCCCTCGGAGAATATCCGGGGGCTTTTTCTTTTTTGCCAACCATTTGCTAACCAAAGAAACAAGAGGTATTTATTATATCTTTACTTTATGGGCCTCAATTTATTAATAACTTACTTTTCCTTAGCCTTTAACCCTAACTTCTTGATTTCTGCGAGAACACGTTTCCTAATCGTTCGTTTGTCTCTGAGTCTTATCTTAGGGGGATTAGGAGGGTATGGAAGTCCTCTCATTTCAGCTTCAAACATCGCGTCCTCGTGCTTATACGCTTCAACCTGACGCAGATGCTTATCCTTTAGCTGGACTACCCTAACCATCTCGTCTACATCCACCTCTTCCGGCTCTTGTGGCTTTGGTGCATATTGGCTAGAGAGTTGCCGTACTCTTTCCCTGGAAATGCCCAGAAGCCTCCCAACATTGGCATTGTTCATTCCCTGCATTCTGAGTCGTATAATGTCTTCCGGTGCCCACCTAGATAACATGATGTGAACTCGGCAATGTGGACACACGACCGCAACGTTCCCGTGCTGTTTATTGGATACGTCGCCGTCCAGATGGTGAAACTTTTGTGCTCTATATACAGTAGTAAGGCGATGTTGGAAATAGCCTAGATTCTCTGTATTCATGCACTCCAAGCAGACTTTTTCTGCTGCTCCTTTATCCAAATCATCCAGTAATCTAGAGATTTGCCTGATTCGTTCCTCAAGCCGATTCCGTTCCTCCATCAATTCTAGTTTTTCATCTTGTGATAAAGACTTCATGCAAAAAGTGTAGAGCTGTTTCACATATTTGTCAATAGGATTTGACAATTACCTAGCTAACTATTCTACATTTATTACGAACAATTTATCTCATTGCGTGAAAACTTGACAAGAATTACGCTCTGTGAGATGATCAATTTGTGGGTGAGTTTTACCCACAAATCGGACTATAAAGGCGAGTGAGTTTGACTCCCCGCCTTTTTTTTATTCCTTGAAATATTAACTAGGTGGCAAAGTATGTAAATAGAAACATTTAATTTAAAGGGGTATATTTGCGTGTATTCGCGGATTTACCCCTTTTTTTGTCTCCAAAATTCAGGGCAGTTTACGAACGAAATTCGGGGCTGCCCTTTTTATTTACCCGAACTGTTTAGGAGGTAAGATATGAAAAGAATTAGGAAACGAAAAGGGTTCTGTAATTTGACTTATTGTATTTTATTCTACATTTTGGTTAGTATCATCTTGTATATATTTGTGAAAGAGTGCGGCCTCTGGGCAGCTTTAGCTGTGACGGCAGTAAGCTACCCGACGATGGTCCTTATTATTGCCACAATTTTACGCATGCGCGGTGACATTACAGAAAGAAGTTTTATCATCTTGATTTTTGAAGGGTTTAAAATTACACATCTGATACAAAATATACGGAATGATTCAGTAAACATCAAGTCTAACAACCCCCCTAGATCCAAGAAATCATCCTAATAACACTCCTAATGTTCCCTCCTTGTTAGCTCCTTACTACTAATCACTTCATCAAACCCCTTCGCCGCAGCTTCCAGTAATCTAGGCGCCACGTGGCTATAAGTATCCAGGGGTATTTGTATTCTGGAATGTACCAACCCGTGTGGATTATCTTACAACGGATTTTTTATGGAGGCAATAGAGGGGATTTTGAAATCTAGAAGTAAATCTACTTCCTCACCCGCGCCGGCAGCTTCTGCTTGGTCTTTTTCTGGTAAACGCTGATTACCTCGTGGCGGCCGATTACTCCTAGCAGTTTCCGCGTTTCCCGGTCCACCACCGGTATGCGCGCCTCGGTGCTCTCTATGGCGTCCAGCAGCCGGAACATCATCTGCTCAGGGTAAGCCACGAACGGGTTTTTGACTACTATGTCCCCGGCGGTCAGTTGGCTTTCCATATAGCTCGTATCCAGGTAGTGTGCTATATCCGTCTCCGTCAATACGCCCACCAGATTCCCCTTCTCGTCGATAACCGGGAAGCCGTGGTGTCCCGTTTTCTGGAAGGTCTTGAACAGCTGTGACAGCTTCGTCGTCGCCGGCAGGGTAGGGTAATCTTTAGTCATCGCTTCCTTCACCGTCGTGGAGCGCAGCACGTCGCCCAGCTCTTCCTGGTCCAGGTCAACCCCCCGCCGCCGCAGCTTCAGGGTATAAATGCTCTCCCGCCGCAGCGCCCGGCTGACCACCGTGCTGATAACCACCGCCGTCATCAGCGGCAGGATAATGGCATAGTTGCCGGTCATCTCGAAGATTATCAGGATAGCGGAAAACGGCGCCCGCGCCGCGCCGGAGAAGACCGCCGCCATCCCCACGATGCCGTAAGCCCCGGCCGGCGCCGTGATGTTGGGGAAAAAGTGCCCGAAGAATATGCCCACCGCCGTGCCCAGCATCGCTCCCATGAAAAGGCTCGGCGCGAAAACGCCGCCGCTCCCGCCGCTCCCCAGGGTGATGGACGTCGCCAGTATCTTGAAACCCAGGTAGGCGATTACCACCCACACCGTTATCTCGCCGGACAGGGCCTTGGTAATTCCCTCGTAGCCCACGCCCAGGACGTCCAGGCTGTATAGGCCGATGGCGCCCACCGCCAGACCGCCGATGACCGGCCTGATATACTCCGGTATTTTTTTTAAGGCGTCGAAGCGGTCCTCGCTCCAGTAGAGCAGCCAGACGAAAAGCTGGGCGGTAAAAGCTGCCAGGATGCCCAGGACCACGTAAAACCCGAACTCCCACCCGCTGACGATGCCGAACTCCGGCAGGGGAAAAGCGCGGACGTTCCCCAGGAAGGCCTGTGCCAGGAAGTCCGCCACCACCGCGCTGATGACCACGTACCCGAAGCGCCGCGTCACCACCCGTCCCAGTATCACTTCCAGCGCGAAGAGCACCCCGGCGATGGGCGCGTTAAAGGTAGCCGCGATGCCCCCGGCCGCCCCGCAGGCCACCATCACCTTCACCATTTCTTCCGGCAGCTTGAGCCATTGCCCGATGGTCGAGCCGAAGGTGGAGCCTATCTGTACGATGGGGCCTTCACGCCCCACCGACCCCCCGCTGCCGATGCAGATGGAGGAAGCCAGGATTTTTACCAGCGCCACCCGCGGCCTTATCCGCCCGCCCCGCAGGGCCACGGACTCCATTACCTCCGGGACGCCGTGCCCCTTGGCTTCACGGGCGAAGAAATAGACCAGCAGCCCCACCAGCAGCCCGCCGATGGCCGGAATGACGATGATGTAGTAGTGCCCCATGAAGCTGAAGACATGACTGCCCCAGTCGAGGAAGACCGTCTGGAAGGATTTAATCAGCCACCTGAATGCCACCGCCCCCAGCCCGGACATCAACCCCACCAGTACCGCCAGTATCAGCCACGCCACCATTTCCGAGGAGCGGAACCATAAGGCGATGGCGGCAAGTCTATCCGCGAGAGTTTTACGAAACATGATGAACAGTTTTAATGATAGCACCGGGCGGCCTTCCCTATCAAGAAAACAGGCCTGTTTACGATTAAATCTGGTAGAAAGCCATGCCGGGCCGTCCTGCCCGCTGCCCGTGCTGAAGGTGCGCTTGACATCCCGCGATGGCGGTAAGTATAATGAGGGCTATCCGAACAAACATTCTAATATGCGGGAGATGACAATATGATGAAAATCAACCTGGGTCTGCGCTTCCCCGGCACCTGTGAAGAAGCCTTTGAATTCTATCGGTCCGTGTTCGGCGGGGAGCTAATCAAGCTGCAAAGATACAAGGAAATGAGAGAGCACGGCTACGAGGTTGCCGCCGGGGATGAAAACAAGCTGGCCTTCGTGGGCCTGGCGCTGGGAGAAAACATGCTCCTGGGCGGGGATGATTATACGGAATCCTCCGGCCAGCAATACATCCAGGGCAATAACTGCACCATAGAGGTCAGGGTGGACACCAAAGAGGAGGCGGATAGGGTATTTCACGCTCTATCCGCCGGCGGTGTGATAAAGATGCCCCTGGGGGACGTTTACTGGGGGGAATACTGCGGCTATTTTACGGACAAGTTCGGGGTAAGCTGGGGCGTGACCTGTCACTGTTCCCAGGCGGCGTAATGCCCGGTAGCCGTAAAACGGGGGATTTCTCATCGGCAGGTGGTCCCCAGGCATGGTTTGAGCATCTATTGGCGCTGGGATAATAGCCTCAGGACTAAATTTATTTTTGAGAAAGCACTATCAACACCGCCAGTATTATTAGCAGCAACAGCCATGATACCACGGCGATACGAGTGGCCTTTTTAGCCTTTTCTGCTTCCCACCATTTGGCCGGTCTGATTCCTTGAAAAATAAAAGTGCCTACCGCCGCCAGATTAAGCGCCACGATGTTGATGGCGAATAGGAGCAGAGCGCCCAAAGCCGGATGCCAGAGCAGTCTGCCTGATAACATGCCGAAAGTAACCAGCGGAGGCAATATTGCTACAGAGACCATAACCCCAACCAGAGCCGCTGATAGACTCGTCGTGAAGGCAAGAGCGCCGGCGCTGCCTGAAGCTAAAGCTATCACAATGTCTTGTATATTCACTTGAGTTCTGGAAACAACTTCAGGTGTATTCGGATTCACGTCGAGTACAAAGCCCAGCAGTAATGAAAACACCAGAACTACCGCCAGCGCAACCCCGCTGGCTTTCAAGGCGCGGCGGGCTAAATCGGCGTCTCCCAGCGTGGTGGCCAGCGCCAGGGCTATGTTGGGACCCAGCATCGGGGCGATTACCATCGCCCCGATGATTATCACAAGATTGTTTTGTTGCAGTCCCAGCGCCGCCACGATGGAGGAGAGTCCCAGTAAAACAATAAAATTCCTTGAAATTTCAGTAGCACTGGATATTCCGCTGTATAGTTCTTCCCGGCTTATCCGGGGCGCCGGTTTTTTTACAGGTTCCGGACCGGGTTCAGGCTGGACTGCATTATTTTCCTTTTCAGGAGGCTCGGGGCGGGGGATAGTTGCCGCCACGTTCAGGATATTTACTCTGAAACCTTTGACGTCGGCAAAGCTCTGGGTAAGTTCGTCGGTCAGCTTTTCTATCTCATTCTCCGGCATGAGAATCTGCATCTGCAACCAGTCACCGTTCAGTTTCTGGTAGCGTTGGTCTAGATTCTGGTGTTGCTCCAAGATATTTTGCAGCTCATTGGACTTGTTTTCCGGATAATATATATGAACCAGACGCAGTTCCATCTAAAACCAATCCGCCCGCCGTTTTTCCCGCCGGCAGGCTAATGTAAATATTGTTTTTCCCTTCCCCCTCACCCCTAATCTCTTCCCCCTAATCCTTATACTTCTTCCCCATCCCCGCCGTGAAATGGAACATCGGCTTGTCAATCCGCCGGATGTTTATCGGCCCGTGCTCCACCCCCGCCGGGATGAACGCTATAAAGCTCCGGCTGATGAAGTTCTGCCGCCCGTCTATCCAGAACTCGATTTCCCCGTTGAGGTTATAGGGGTCTGCGGGGTCGGTCCCCACCCAGGCTATCGTCTCGTCAAAGTCGTGCTTGTGCGCCCCGATGGTGCGGTCTTTCAAAGAGCCCGTTTTCTCCGGCCAGTCCCCCGGTAAAAACCAGGCCGTCTCCATGTAAAAAGCCCCCTTGAGCACCTCGCTGTCCAGGGAAAGCAGCCGCCGCGCCTCGTTATCCCTAAAAACCGGCGACCACGGCGCGTCGCCCGCCACGTCCCTCAGCTCCGTCACGAAGTATTTTTTATCTATTTTTGCCACTTTTTTTCTCCCTTCTGGTTTCGTGCCCGCCCGGGTCCGCCTCGGCTAAAGACCCCGCCCCCACCATGATGGTGAACTCCAGGTGCGGCCGGGTATATTTTTTCCAGGTCAGCGGCCCGTGTTTGACCCCTTTGGGCACGAATACCGCGGACGTTTTGTTGATCAGCAGCGGCTCCCCGTCCACCATGAACTCTATTTCCCCGCCCAGGTCCTCCTGGTTTTCCGGGTCCGTCCCTATGTGGACGACAATCTCGTCGTAGCGGTGGGTGTGCTCGTGGATATGGGGATTGGGGTCCGGCATGCCGAACACCCAGCCCGTCTCGATGTAGATATTGCTGGCCGGCACCAGGTTATTGCTCATCAGCGTCATCGCCGGGCGGCGGCCCTTGACCTCGGTTTCCGGCGTCACCTCGTAAGCGGGCTGGCTCACGAAGTACTTTTTGGGGTTCTTCTTCGGCATCGATATCCTCCTGGCCTTATTTTTTAATTTTTACGTATGAAACGTCGTTGCCGGACTCGAACATGAAAATGGGGGTGTCTATCCGCTTGAGGACGACGGGACAGTGCTTGACGCCCCTGGGGATGAGAATCAGGCAGGACTTGGTCAGCGTGTAGGGCTCGTCGTCCATCCACAGCTCTATTTCCCCGCCCAGCTCCCGCGGGTGGTTGCGGTTCGACCCCGCGAAGCCGATGACCTCGTCGAAGTCGTGCGTGTGCGGCGTCTCGATGCTGACCGGCCCGTCCCCGGTCAGCTGCCACAGCCACTCGCACCCCGCGAAGGGCGACCCCTTCACTATCGAGTCCTGGATGCCCAGCAGCAGCGTCCGGTCCAGCGTTTTGCCCGCTTTGGCCTGCTCTTCCAGGCTCTTCACGTCGCGTTCGGGCGGCGGCGGCATCAGGTCTTCCGTCACGATGTTATTGGCGTATTTCTGTCTGGGCATGTCCCTGTCTCCTTTGTTCGACTATATCTCGCGGGCGGCCTGCATCCCGGCGCTCACGGCGTCCGCTATCAGCAGCGGCTCATGGCAGTCGCCGGCGGCGTAAAGCTCCGGCACCTTGCCCTGGAGGCTATCGTAAAGCGTGGTGTTGGGCACCAGCGGCAGCGCCGGTATAATGGTATCCGCTTTCAGGGACTGCCGGGAGCCGTCCTTGTTGACGATCATCAGCCCCTGGTCGTTGATTTCCACGTACTCCTTCACCCCGCTTATCAGGGTGACGTCCTTTTTGCGGAACCACTTGAACAGGTAGGCCTGGATAACATCCACCATCCCCTGTCCCATGTGGGCCGATTGCTCCACGATGGTGACCTGCCGCCCGCGCTTTCTTAAAAACTCCCCCAGCTCGCAGCCGTGCAGGCTCCCCCCGATAATCACCACCCTTTGCCCGATGGGCAGATAGTATTTGGTCAGCCGCCGCAGCGTGTCCGGCCGGAAAATGCGTAAGTAGGACTTGAGCTGGCGGTGCAGCGCGGCGCTGCTCACTACCTTGTGGTTCCGGATGCCTTTTATCTCCGGCATAAACGGCATGCCGCCGGTGGCCACGATAACCGCGTCCGGCTTTATCGCCGCTATCAGCTTGGCGTTGACCTGCTTCCCCAGCTTTATTTTCACGCCCAGCTTGACCAGCTGGCGGTGGTAATAGCTGATAATTGCCGGCAGGTCTTCCAGCTCCGTGCCTTTCACCATGGCGGCTATCGGCAGCAGCCCGCCCAGCCTCGACTGCTTATCGTAAAGGGTGACGCTGTGTCCCCGCAGCGCCGCCACCCGGGCGGCTTCCATGCCCGCCGGGCCCGCCCCCACCACTACCACCTTTTTCTTTTTATCGGCTTTATCTATCGTGTTAAAGGTCTTGCCCATGAAAGCGTTGATGCGGCAGCGCTGGCTGCCCAGGCAGTTCTCGCAGGCGGTGCAGGGCGCGATGTCCTGTAGCCTCCCCGCCGCCACCTTGTTGGGAAAATCCGGGTCCGCCTGGAGGCGCCGCGTCATGGCTATGAAGTCGGCTTTGCCTTCCCTTAGCGCCTGCTCCCCCAGCGCCGCGTCCAGCTTGCCCACCACCATCACCGGGATGGATACCAGTTCTTTAATCCCCGCCGCCAGGTTAACGTTAGCCGCCGCCCCCCGCAGGCCGGCGTTGTATTGAGGGGGGAAGTGGTTGAGCGGGACGATGGGCTCCGGGTAGAAAAGCAGGTCCGGCAGGTAGGCCCCCACGTGATAGCCCAGCCAGTGGCTGCGCACGTGTATCATGTCCGCCCCGGCCTCCTGTAAAAGCCGCGCCGTCTGGTGGCTTTCTTCCTGGGTCAGGCATTTGTCATCGGCGATGCCGGCGATTTGCCCTGTTTCCACGGCGTTGATGCAGACGGACACGGGGAAGTCCCGGCCCAGCCGCTTTTTAATCTCTTTGACGATGGCTGTTACCAGGCGGGCGCGGTTGACCTGGCTGCCGCCGTAGCTGTCCTGCCGCCGGTTCCAGAACGGGGAGAGGAAGTTGTGCAGTAAATGGCTGCTGGCGGCGTTCACGTCCACGCCGTCGAACCCGGCCTGCTGCGCGCGCACCGCCGCGCTGGCGAATTTATCGATGATGATTTCTATTTCCGGTATGGTAAGCTCCCGCGGCATCTCGTTATGGAAGTCGTTTTCCGACTTCAGCGAGACGCGGGAGGCGGCAATCGGCGGCCCTTTGAAGGGGGAGTCCGGGGGTACGCCCGGCGCCTCGAAGAGATTGGACTGCCAGGGGCCGTCATGGTTCATCTGCATGAAGGTGGGGCAGCCGTATTTGTGGATGATTTTGGGCAACTCGCTCAGCCCCGGCACGTACTTGTCGTCGTCGATACGGTAGCGCGCCCGCCACCGCGCCCCGGCCGGGTAGTCTATAGTGGGGGACTCCACGATGAGCAGTCCCACCCCGCCCCGCGCCAGCGATTCGTAGTACGCCAGCACCTTGCCGTTCATGGTAGTCTCGTCCTCGTGCCACATCATCACCCCCGCCCCGGTCTTGACGATGCGGTTCCGCGTCATCACCGACCCTATTTTGCCGGGCTCCATCAGCCTCTCGAATTTCCTCGTAGCCATATATCTTCTCTCCGTTTGATTCTTGGCTATATACTAGCATTTTTCCCCGGAATTTCATACAATTATTCAGCAGTCATACTGCATACCCCGCTGCTTGCAGAAAGGAACACTCATGCTCTCTTACACGGAAGGCTATCTCACCATAGAAGGTGTTAAAATCCACTACTACCGCACCGGCGGCGCCAGGCCCCCTTTCCTCCTGCTCCACGGGGCGGCGGATAACGGCCTCTGCTGGACGCCCACGGCTGAATGGCTGTCAGACCGCTACGATGTCATCATGCCGGACGCCCAGGGCCACGGCCTTTCCGACCGACTGGACGCGGACTTTTCTTATCAGAAGCTTACGGACCAGGCGGTGGGGCTGATAAAAGCGCTGGGCTTGAAAAAGCCGCTTATCATGGGGCATTCCATGGGGGCGGGCACGGTGCTGAACATCGCCGCCGGACACCCCTCCATCCCCGGCGCGGTTATCTGGGAAGACCCGGCCTGGTACGCGCCGGATACCCCTCCCGTTTCCAAAGAGGAGCTGGCGGAACGGGACGCTTTCTGGAAACACCTGGCGGACCTGGGTAAACGCCCTGAAGCGGAAATTGTCGCCTCCTGCCGCGCCCAGAACCCCGGCTGGTCGGAAGCGGATATCGTTTCCTGGTCCAGAGCCAAGCTCCAGTTCGACCCCTCTCTCAGAGACTATGAGCTGATAAACCCGCGCACCTACGTGGAGTTGGTGCCGCAAATAAAGTGCCCCGCCCTCCTCATCATCGCCGATGGCGGCATCGTCACCAAATCCGTCGCCGAACACGCCGCCCGACTCGGTAAAAACCTGAAGTGGGTGGA
The genomic region above belongs to Dehalococcoidales bacterium and contains:
- a CDS encoding MMPL family transporter; this encodes MEPANIIIAAPEGVDLTSPQALAALSKLSGDLSRIDGVVKVKSIINPQGTTGAMYELTVSGQLTTLSAALDSSGGDITALFSPETAAGFQQISAYLTELNENFTWVKEDSDYQGALVSLNNMQTAVAQIKADASVTNQLQYLVSQLSQVTAASTTAFTPAQAGQYLQLIAAYLNELGQQYPAIQSDSDYLTALEVCNDGLTLLEQISQLPEDQQVAAGAQLQSGIQNLTTSLTGLASTFQKQDAYLVSQVLAQASGTDSAATATALQSSLAGLKTHLQALSSQFASRDNPVFLSPTLLSASPSFQGLVNMFVSESRQSTLLYVVLDSFSASDRAIQTIDSVRTTLSSSVQDTILSGSEIATGGSSATYTDIKHMVDTDFNRIIILVIIFTFLILVFILRSLIAPMYLLLAVLLSYGATMGLMTLIFQVWLGQEGIFFLIPIITFVLLIALGSDYNIFLMSRIREESEKRGTRDGVRVAAIATGAVILACGVVLAGTFAALSSSPILFMVQFGISVAIGVLIDTAIMQVFLLPAIATKLGKWNWWPSRRD
- a CDS encoding chloride channel protein; the encoded protein is MFRKTLADRLAAIALWFRSSEMVAWLILAVLVGLMSGLGAVAFRWLIKSFQTVFLDWGSHVFSFMGHYYIIVIPAIGGLLVGLLVYFFAREAKGHGVPEVMESVALRGGRIRPRVALVKILASSICIGSGGSVGREGPIVQIGSTFGSTIGQWLKLPEEMVKVMVACGAAGGIAATFNAPIAGVLFALEVILGRVVTRRFGYVVISAVVADFLAQAFLGNVRAFPLPEFGIVSGWEFGFYVVLGILAAFTAQLFVWLLYWSEDRFDALKKIPEYIRPVIGGLAVGAIGLYSLDVLGVGYEGITKALSGEITVWVVIAYLGFKILATSITLGSGGSGGVFAPSLFMGAMLGTAVGIFFGHFFPNITAPAGAYGIVGMAAVFSGAARAPFSAILIIFEMTGNYAIILPLMTAVVISTVVSRALRRESIYTLKLRRRGVDLDQEELGDVLRSTTVKEAMTKDYPTLPATTKLSQLFKTFQKTGHHGFPVIDEKGNLVGVLTETDIAHYLDTSYMESQLTAGDIVVKNPFVAYPEQMMFRLLDAIESTEARIPVVDRETRKLLGVIGRHEVISVYQKKTKQKLPARVRK
- a CDS encoding FAD-dependent oxidoreductase, with amino-acid sequence MATRKFERLMEPGKIGSVMTRNRIVKTGAGVMMWHEDETTMNGKVLAYYESLARGGVGLLIVESPTIDYPAGARWRARYRIDDDKYVPGLSELPKIIHKYGCPTFMQMNHDGPWQSNLFEAPGVPPDSPFKGPPIAASRVSLKSENDFHNEMPRELTIPEIEIIIDKFASAAVRAQQAGFDGVDVNAASSHLLHNFLSPFWNRRQDSYGGSQVNRARLVTAIVKEIKKRLGRDFPVSVCINAVETGQIAGIADDKCLTQEESHQTARLLQEAGADMIHVRSHWLGYHVGAYLPDLLFYPEPIVPLNHFPPQYNAGLRGAAANVNLAAGIKELVSIPVMVVGKLDAALGEQALREGKADFIAMTRRLQADPDFPNKVAAGRLQDIAPCTACENCLGSQRCRINAFMGKTFNTIDKADKKKKVVVVGAGPAGMEAARVAALRGHSVTLYDKQSRLGGLLPIAAMVKGTELEDLPAIISYYHRQLVKLGVKIKLGKQVNAKLIAAIKPDAVIVATGGMPFMPEIKGIRNHKVVSSAALHRQLKSYLRIFRPDTLRRLTKYYLPIGQRVVIIGGSLHGCELGEFLRKRGRQVTIVEQSAHMGQGMVDVIQAYLFKWFRKKDVTLISGVKEYVEINDQGLMIVNKDGSRQSLKADTIIPALPLVPNTTLYDSLQGKVPELYAAGDCHEPLLIADAVSAGMQAAREI
- a CDS encoding alpha/beta hydrolase gives rise to the protein MLSYTEGYLTIEGVKIHYYRTGGARPPFLLLHGAADNGLCWTPTAEWLSDRYDVIMPDAQGHGLSDRLDADFSYQKLTDQAVGLIKALGLKKPLIMGHSMGAGTVLNIAAGHPSIPGAVIWEDPAWYAPDTPPVSKEELAERDAFWKHLADLGKRPEAEIVASCRAQNPGWSEADIVSWSRAKLQFDPSLRDYELINPRTYVELVPQIKCPALLIIADGGIVTKSVAEHAARLGKNLKWVEIKGADHFVRKERFAAFRQALAAFLDTLPA
- a CDS encoding TIGR00341 family protein translates to MELRLVHIYYPENKSNELQNILEQHQNLDQRYQKLNGDWLQMQILMPENEIEKLTDELTQSFADVKGFRVNILNVAATIPRPEPPEKENNAVQPEPGPEPVKKPAPRISREELYSGISSATEISRNFIVLLGLSSIVAALGLQQNNLVIIIGAMVIAPMLGPNIALALATTLGDADLARRALKASGVALAVVLVFSLLLGFVLDVNPNTPEVVSRTQVNIQDIVIALASGSAGALAFTTSLSAALVGVMVSVAILPPLVTFGMLSGRLLWHPALGALLLFAINIVALNLAAVGTFIFQGIRPAKWWEAEKAKKATRIAVVSWLLLLIILAVLIVLSQK
- a CDS encoding VOC family protein; its protein translation is MMKINLGLRFPGTCEEAFEFYRSVFGGELIKLQRYKEMREHGYEVAAGDENKLAFVGLALGENMLLGGDDYTESSGQQYIQGNNCTIEVRVDTKEEADRVFHALSAGGVIKMPLGDVYWGEYCGYFTDKFGVSWGVTCHCSQAA